A single Candidatus Omnitrophota bacterium DNA region contains:
- the malQ gene encoding 4-alpha-glucanotransferase, with the protein MKRGCGVLLHITSLPSRFGIGDLGDSAYRFADFLEENRQSCWQILPLASTHMVYGHSPYSSPSAFACNPLLISPDLLVRDGWLEAGDVLDCPAFPAGRVDFPPVVAYKSVLLERAYQRFRSRGGADKEFEIFCREQASWLADYAFFEVLKTHFNGRSWFEWPEPFKRRDRWVLEEFSSHCREDLDRVRFAQFLFFKQWEQLKSYCQARGISLIGDIPIYVSGDSVDVWTHPEIFKLDRNLEPHVIAGVPPDYFSETGQRWGNPVYNWDRLKETGFAWWLDRIRHTLRFFDAIRIDHFRGLVAYWEIPSSEPTAVNGEWVDGPGDDFFDVLQSGFPDMQIIAEDLGVITDDVKAAMEKYGFPGMKVLMFAFGEDDEDHPYLPENFDPNCVAYTGTHDNNTIRGWWSQDASPDEKENLFKYFGDDVREGDLPRRMIDALMESVADTVIIPLQDLLGMGRESRMNIPGTTHGNWAWRLADESVLRSLTPDLGHRTVAAGRAP; encoded by the coding sequence ATGAAAAGGGGATGCGGAGTTTTGCTGCATATCACGTCTCTTCCGTCGCGATTCGGCATCGGCGACCTGGGGGACAGCGCCTACCGCTTTGCAGATTTTCTTGAGGAAAACCGGCAGTCGTGCTGGCAGATCCTCCCGCTGGCCTCGACCCACATGGTCTACGGCCATTCACCGTATAGCAGCCCTTCGGCGTTCGCCTGCAATCCCTTGCTGATCTCTCCCGATCTTCTGGTCCGGGACGGCTGGCTGGAAGCCGGTGATGTCCTGGATTGCCCTGCTTTCCCGGCGGGGCGGGTGGATTTTCCTCCGGTCGTCGCGTACAAATCCGTTCTGCTGGAGCGCGCCTATCAGAGGTTCCGGAGCCGGGGAGGCGCCGATAAAGAATTCGAGATTTTTTGTCGAGAGCAGGCCTCTTGGCTTGCTGATTACGCTTTTTTTGAAGTTTTGAAAACGCATTTCAATGGGCGGAGCTGGTTTGAGTGGCCGGAGCCCTTTAAGCGCCGCGACCGCTGGGTCCTGGAAGAGTTCTCGTCCCACTGCCGGGAGGATCTGGACCGCGTTCGTTTCGCGCAGTTCCTGTTTTTCAAGCAATGGGAACAGTTGAAAAGTTATTGCCAGGCCAGAGGGATCAGTCTGATCGGCGACATCCCGATCTATGTCAGCGGCGACAGCGTGGACGTCTGGACCCATCCCGAGATTTTCAAACTGGACCGCAATCTCGAACCGCACGTGATTGCCGGAGTTCCGCCGGATTATTTCAGCGAGACCGGTCAGCGGTGGGGGAATCCGGTGTACAATTGGGATCGTCTCAAGGAGACCGGTTTCGCATGGTGGCTTGACCGGATCCGGCACACCTTGCGGTTTTTCGACGCCATCCGCATCGACCATTTCCGGGGATTGGTGGCGTACTGGGAAATCCCGAGTTCTGAACCGACGGCCGTCAACGGCGAATGGGTGGACGGCCCGGGCGACGATTTTTTTGACGTCCTCCAGTCCGGCTTTCCGGACATGCAGATCATCGCGGAAGATCTGGGCGTGATCACCGATGACGTCAAAGCTGCGATGGAAAAATACGGTTTCCCGGGGATGAAAGTCCTCATGTTCGCCTTCGGCGAGGACGACGAGGACCACCCGTATCTGCCCGAGAATTTCGACCCGAATTGTGTGGCCTATACCGGCACCCACGACAACAACACGATCAGGGGCTGGTGGAGCCAAGACGCCTCCCCCGATGAGAAAGAGAACCTCTTTAAGTATTTCGGTGATGACGTGAGGGAGGGGGATCTGCCGCGGCGGATGATTGACGCCTTGATGGAGTCGGTCGCGGACACGGTGATCATCCCTCTGCAGGATCTTCTGGGAATGGGACGAGAGAGCCGGATGAACATCCCGGGGACAACGCACGGCAATTGGGCCTGGCGCCTCGCGGATGAGAGCGTCCTGCGGTCCCTGACTCCCGACCTCGGCCATCGAACCGTGGCAGCCGGCCGCGCTCCATAA
- a CDS encoding DUF3536 domain-containing protein, protein MKKFICIHGHFYQPPRENPWLEDIEIQESASPYANWNERINEECYAPNAASRVLGPHGHIVDIVNNYAKISFNFGPTLLSWMEKADPETYALIQDSDRLSRGRFSGHGSAMAQSYNHMIMPLANARDRRTQVLWGVKDFEHRFGRLPEGMWIPETAVNMEVLDVMAEAGIAFTVLAPHQARSVRKIGEKTWAAVANGSVDTQFPYICRLPSGRQIAVFFYDGPVSHDVAFSGLLRNGEAFAGRLAQSFPPEFAGSRLTHIATDGESYGHHHRFGNMALTYCLHVLEKDEHVSLTVYGEYLAKNPPQYEVQIVENSSWSCAHGVERWRADCGCRIAAGPLHQKWREPLRKSLDWLRDSVALVYEAQWKTYSSDPWRARDEYIEVILDRSPDRVSRFLSRHAGRDLPPHEQTHALKLLEMQRNAMLMYTSCGWFFDEISGIESTQILRYAARVIHLTREVSGQDFEPGFLKILKTAPSNLPEYDNGAVVYERSLRSSVVDAQDVAVHYGVAAVRDGCQETQSFACFDVRREKFQSFEKGKDRLLIGLAHVSTNITREQARVDFVVLHLGNFDFLLASRPHLNEEAFDEACRALREMFLAGDLEGLRARIPSLFERCRGSVWDLWKSEQQSVLAWIIDDSLEILESSLQGIYDRIHPLLEAKHNISYPVPKAFAMIAEYTLNRDLIRVLEKDPLEPQALERIVKLLKQWSFGRDRETVSLAASHRIAHLAEMFVRAPENAGILLTMREILRILNSLPLVMDLWKAQNVYFVFCRKQRDLINRKLRRETDEDLPWAEAFEDVGYGLKIWNPEIFKGMDI, encoded by the coding sequence ATGAAAAAATTCATCTGCATCCACGGGCATTTTTATCAGCCTCCGCGGGAGAATCCCTGGCTCGAGGACATTGAAATTCAAGAGTCGGCGTCTCCCTACGCGAATTGGAACGAGCGCATCAACGAGGAATGTTACGCTCCCAACGCCGCGTCCCGCGTCCTCGGCCCCCACGGCCACATTGTCGACATCGTCAATAATTACGCCAAGATCAGTTTTAATTTCGGCCCCACGCTTTTGTCCTGGATGGAAAAAGCGGACCCCGAGACCTATGCCCTGATCCAGGACTCGGACCGTTTGAGCCGCGGCCGTTTCAGCGGCCACGGTTCGGCCATGGCTCAGTCTTATAACCACATGATCATGCCCTTGGCAAACGCGCGAGACCGCCGCACCCAGGTCCTCTGGGGCGTGAAAGACTTTGAGCACCGCTTCGGCCGTCTTCCCGAAGGGATGTGGATCCCGGAGACCGCGGTTAATATGGAGGTGCTGGATGTCATGGCCGAAGCCGGGATCGCGTTCACGGTTTTGGCCCCGCACCAGGCCCGGAGCGTGCGCAAGATCGGGGAAAAGACCTGGGCGGCGGTGGCCAACGGAAGCGTGGACACACAGTTTCCCTACATTTGCCGTTTGCCGTCGGGGCGACAGATCGCCGTGTTCTTTTACGATGGCCCTGTCTCGCATGACGTGGCATTCAGCGGTCTTTTGCGCAATGGCGAGGCGTTTGCCGGCCGGCTGGCGCAGTCGTTTCCGCCGGAATTCGCCGGGTCGCGTTTGACGCATATTGCGACGGATGGGGAATCCTACGGGCACCACCACCGTTTCGGGAATATGGCTTTGACCTATTGTCTGCATGTCCTGGAGAAGGATGAGCATGTTTCGCTGACGGTTTACGGTGAGTATCTCGCTAAGAACCCGCCGCAATACGAAGTGCAGATTGTGGAAAATTCATCCTGGAGCTGCGCGCACGGAGTTGAGCGCTGGCGGGCGGACTGCGGCTGCCGGATCGCGGCGGGTCCGTTGCATCAGAAATGGCGGGAGCCCTTGCGCAAGTCCCTGGACTGGCTGCGGGACAGTGTCGCGCTCGTGTATGAAGCCCAGTGGAAAACTTATTCCTCCGATCCCTGGCGCGCTCGAGACGAGTACATTGAGGTGATCCTTGACCGTTCCCCGGATCGTGTGTCCCGTTTCCTTTCGCGCCATGCCGGGAGGGACCTGCCGCCGCACGAGCAGACCCATGCCTTGAAGCTTTTGGAAATGCAGCGTAACGCCATGCTCATGTACACCAGCTGCGGATGGTTTTTCGACGAGATTTCGGGGATTGAGTCCACGCAAATTCTCCGGTACGCCGCCCGCGTGATTCATCTGACCCGCGAAGTTTCCGGGCAGGACTTTGAGCCGGGATTCCTCAAGATTCTGAAAACGGCTCCGAGCAACCTGCCGGAGTACGATAACGGCGCCGTTGTGTACGAGCGTTCTCTCCGGTCCTCGGTGGTGGACGCCCAGGATGTGGCCGTGCATTACGGGGTGGCGGCGGTCCGGGACGGTTGTCAGGAGACCCAGAGTTTCGCCTGCTTTGACGTGCGGCGAGAAAAATTTCAGAGTTTTGAAAAGGGGAAAGACCGGCTGCTGATCGGCCTGGCGCACGTTTCCACGAACATCACCAGGGAGCAGGCCCGCGTGGATTTCGTCGTTTTGCATTTGGGGAATTTTGATTTTCTGTTGGCGTCGCGTCCGCACCTGAATGAGGAGGCCTTCGATGAGGCGTGCAGGGCCTTGCGCGAAATGTTTTTGGCGGGGGATCTGGAGGGTCTGCGTGCCCGTATCCCATCGCTGTTCGAGCGTTGCCGTGGTTCGGTCTGGGATCTCTGGAAAAGCGAGCAGCAGAGCGTCCTGGCGTGGATCATCGACGACTCCCTGGAAATCCTGGAAAGCAGTTTGCAGGGGATCTATGACCGCATTCATCCACTCTTGGAGGCCAAGCACAATATCAGTTATCCGGTTCCCAAGGCCTTTGCCATGATCGCGGAATATACCTTGAACCGTGACTTGATCCGTGTTTTGGAAAAAGATCCTCTGGAGCCTCAGGCCCTGGAGAGGATCGTGAAATTGCTCAAGCAGTGGTCGTTCGGCCGCGACCGCGAGACGGTCAGCCTGGCCGCCAGCCACAGGATCGCCCATTTGGCCGAGATGTTTGTGCGTGCGCCGGAAAATGCGGGAATTTTGCTGACAATGCGCGAAATTTTGCGTATATTAAATTCTCTGCCTCTGGTGATGGATCTCTGGAAGGCGCAGAATGTTTATTTTGTGTTTTGCCGCAAGCAGAGGGATCTGATCAACCGGAAACTGCGGCGGGAAACAGACGAAGACCTCCCGTGGGCCGAGGCCTTTGAGGACGTGGGGTACGGCCTGAAGATATGGAACCCGGAAATATTTAAAGGGATGGACATATGA
- the rfaD gene encoding ADP-glyceromanno-heptose 6-epimerase: protein MIIVTGGAGFIGSCIVSRLNAMGIDDLVIVDHLLSGDIKKKNLEHKRYRRFLDKTEFLRKIRKGIFQEKADCVIHMGACSSTTGQDENYYRSNNTEYSCHLANWAKVNGSRFIYASSAATYGEGEQGYSDADESTRKLRPLNLYGESKQRFDLWVLEQGFEKEMVGLKFFNVFGPNEYHKSDMRSVVAKAFPKVVAEGRMQLFKSYRPEYGDGEQKRDFIYVKDAVDVVMFFMENRQANGIFNVGTGKARSWNDLATAMFAAADKPLCVDYIDMPEHLRARYQYFTQAEMDKLRKAGYAKEFTPLESAVADYAGYLQKGAYL, encoded by the coding sequence GTGATCATTGTGACCGGAGGCGCCGGATTTATCGGCAGCTGCATTGTTTCGCGTTTGAATGCCATGGGGATAGACGACCTGGTCATTGTGGACCATCTCCTGTCCGGTGACATCAAGAAAAAAAATCTGGAACACAAACGTTACCGCCGTTTTCTGGACAAGACCGAGTTTCTCCGGAAAATCCGAAAAGGGATTTTTCAGGAAAAGGCGGATTGTGTGATCCATATGGGGGCCTGCAGTTCCACGACGGGCCAGGACGAAAATTATTACCGCAGCAATAATACCGAGTATTCCTGCCATCTGGCGAATTGGGCGAAGGTGAACGGGAGCCGGTTCATTTACGCGAGTTCCGCCGCCACCTACGGGGAAGGGGAGCAGGGATACAGTGATGCCGATGAATCCACGCGCAAGCTCAGGCCGCTGAATCTGTACGGAGAGTCCAAGCAGCGTTTTGACCTCTGGGTGCTGGAACAAGGATTTGAGAAGGAGATGGTGGGGCTGAAATTTTTTAATGTCTTTGGCCCTAACGAATACCACAAAAGCGATATGCGAAGCGTCGTGGCCAAGGCGTTCCCGAAGGTGGTTGCCGAGGGGCGGATGCAGCTTTTTAAGTCGTACCGGCCTGAATACGGGGACGGGGAGCAAAAGCGGGATTTTATTTACGTTAAGGACGCCGTGGATGTGGTGATGTTTTTTATGGAAAATCGCCAGGCCAACGGGATTTTCAACGTCGGCACCGGCAAGGCCCGAAGCTGGAATGATCTGGCAACGGCCATGTTCGCCGCGGCGGACAAGCCGCTTTGCGTCGATTATATCGACATGCCGGAACACTTGCGGGCGCGGTATCAGTATTTCACCCAGGCCGAGATGGACAAGCTTCGGAAGGCGGGATACGCAAAAGAATTCACCCCGCTGGAATCGGCTGTGGCAGATTACGCGGGCTATCTGCAAAAAGGGGCATACCTTTGA
- a CDS encoding FAD:protein FMN transferase → MVKNLSAIVFLLVFFCVGCGGPAGEKTLAKYREKKLLMGTYIQVDVCYEVSQEPALAKSYARVWALMEHVNADMNVYNDKSDVARVNRSFRDPVPVGADTYGVIESSLKFNLLTGGAFDITVRPLIVLWKKAADNQRLPSADEIAGARRAIGPAQIRLGPDHRVELLHPQSSIDLGGIAAGYAIDEAAKILREEGFQSFYIDIGGDIYAGGRNCEGRPWRIGIRDPRFPSRFAGIVEIENAAITTSGNYEKYYEVNGQRWSHIINPVTGFPQKGVVSSTVIAPTALENDALSTALCVLPPREGLDLIKSLGDRYACLIFAMPGDALQTYQSDSFPVFRAREK, encoded by the coding sequence ATGGTGAAGAATCTTTCAGCGATTGTTTTCCTTCTTGTTTTTTTCTGCGTGGGCTGCGGAGGTCCTGCCGGCGAAAAGACGCTGGCGAAGTACCGGGAGAAGAAGCTCCTGATGGGCACGTACATCCAGGTGGATGTTTGTTATGAGGTCAGTCAGGAACCCGCGTTGGCAAAGAGTTATGCGAGGGTTTGGGCCTTGATGGAACATGTCAATGCGGACATGAACGTTTACAATGACAAAAGCGATGTGGCCCGGGTCAACCGGTCTTTCCGGGATCCGGTGCCGGTCGGAGCCGACACCTATGGCGTCATCGAATCATCGTTGAAATTCAACCTTTTGACCGGCGGGGCGTTTGACATCACCGTCCGGCCGCTGATCGTTCTTTGGAAAAAGGCCGCCGACAACCAGCGCCTGCCGTCCGCGGATGAGATCGCCGGGGCCCGGCGGGCGATCGGCCCGGCTCAAATCCGTTTGGGACCGGATCATCGGGTGGAGCTGTTGCATCCGCAGTCCAGCATTGATCTCGGAGGAATCGCCGCAGGGTACGCGATCGACGAGGCCGCAAAGATCCTTCGCGAAGAGGGGTTTCAAAGTTTTTACATTGACATCGGCGGAGACATTTACGCAGGCGGCCGTAACTGTGAGGGCCGTCCCTGGCGGATCGGCATCCGAGACCCCCGGTTTCCCTCCCGGTTCGCCGGTATTGTGGAAATTGAGAATGCGGCGATCACGACATCAGGCAACTATGAAAAATATTATGAGGTTAACGGCCAGCGCTGGTCGCACATCATCAACCCCGTCACCGGGTTCCCTCAGAAGGGCGTGGTCAGCTCGACGGTGATCGCTCCCACGGCCCTGGAAAATGACGCCTTGTCCACGGCGCTCTGTGTTTTGCCGCCACGGGAAGGGCTGGATTTGATCAAATCGCTGGGAGACCGGTATGCCTGCCTCATTTTTGCCATGCCGGGTGACGCGCTCCAGACTTATCAGAGTGACAGCTTCCCTGTTTTTCGGGCGAGGGAGAAATGA
- a CDS encoding EAL domain-containing protein produces the protein MIDRVTNKKHILLVDDEKPLTQMLAMLLETRGYDVDVANSGREALQKVSPHLDLIILDLILQDFNGFEICRRLKEDEWTNHIPIIILSAHSLHADKVEGLYLGADDFLAKPCEYEELFARMEAVMRRGNGKAPTNEQRQQDSIILELRKILDEALVTPYFQPIYVFDPLRLLGVELLTRPRTTGLLASPETFFKQAVRFGMYPELELLSWSKALPLVGPFLKTEKIFLNCNPYFIESIDFERVLKIFESNHIPPKNVVLEITERSAIADFDLFYQKLQIYRKHGFSFAVDDVGGGYASLESIAETRPEVIKIDRNITRNLSHDPYKRSIIKFVVSFCKENGIIPVAEGIENKDDLQLVRDLGVTGGQGYYLFRPTVEVDFQAFWTKIPPM, from the coding sequence ATGATCGACCGAGTCACTAATAAGAAACACATTCTATTAGTTGATGACGAGAAGCCATTGACCCAGATGTTGGCCATGCTCCTTGAAACGCGGGGCTATGATGTCGATGTCGCCAACAGCGGTCGGGAAGCCCTCCAAAAAGTCTCGCCCCATCTTGACCTCATTATTTTAGATTTGATTCTTCAGGATTTTAACGGTTTTGAAATCTGCCGCCGTTTGAAGGAAGACGAATGGACCAACCACATTCCCATTATCATTTTAAGCGCCCATTCCTTGCACGCGGACAAGGTCGAGGGGCTGTATCTCGGCGCGGATGACTTCTTAGCCAAGCCGTGCGAGTATGAGGAGCTTTTCGCCCGGATGGAGGCGGTCATGCGCCGGGGCAACGGCAAGGCCCCGACCAATGAGCAACGTCAGCAGGACAGCATCATCCTGGAATTGCGAAAGATCCTGGATGAAGCCCTGGTCACGCCGTATTTTCAACCCATTTATGTTTTTGACCCTCTGCGTCTCCTGGGGGTCGAGTTGTTGACCCGGCCGCGAACCACCGGGTTGCTGGCGAGTCCGGAAACCTTTTTCAAGCAGGCTGTCAGATTTGGGATGTATCCTGAATTGGAGCTGTTGTCATGGTCGAAAGCCCTCCCGTTGGTCGGCCCCTTCCTCAAAACCGAAAAAATTTTCTTAAACTGCAATCCCTATTTTATTGAATCGATCGATTTTGAACGCGTGCTGAAGATTTTTGAGAGCAACCATATCCCGCCTAAGAATGTGGTCCTGGAGATCACCGAACGGTCCGCCATTGCCGATTTCGATCTGTTTTACCAGAAACTTCAGATCTACCGGAAGCACGGGTTCAGCTTTGCGGTCGATGATGTCGGCGGCGGATACGCCAGCTTGGAATCCATCGCCGAGACCCGCCCGGAAGTGATCAAAATTGACCGGAATATCACCCGGAACCTCAGCCATGATCCCTATAAGAGGAGCATCATCAAATTTGTCGTCTCTTTCTGTAAGGAAAACGGGATCATCCCTGTCGCCGAAGGCATCGAGAACAAGGATGACCTCCAGCTTGTCCGCGACCTGGGCGTGACTGGGGGACAGGGATATTATCTTTTCAGGCCGACTGTGGAAGTCGATTTCCAGGCATTCTGGACGAAAATCCCCCCGATGTAG
- a CDS encoding thymidylate synthase yields MKPYLDLVRHILDHGERKEDRTGTGTISVFGYQSRYDLQHGFPILTTKKILFPAVVRELLWFLRGSTNINDGLAQHTPIWNAWADPRGELGPVYGYQWRRWERFVKDEGADFYRKTHIDQITDVIKMIKSNPNSRRLIVSAWNVADIERMALPPCHLLFQFYVVSGRLDCQLYQRSADVALGVPFNISSYALLLSMVAQECGLTPGVFVHTLGDAHIYLNHVDGLRVQLERAVKPLPQLKMVSRPVLEMAFEDIELLNYQHHDFIKFPIAV; encoded by the coding sequence ATGAAGCCATATCTTGATCTTGTGCGGCATATTTTGGACCACGGGGAACGAAAAGAGGACAGGACCGGGACAGGCACGATCTCGGTTTTCGGGTATCAGTCCAGATATGACTTGCAGCATGGGTTTCCGATCCTGACAACGAAAAAGATCCTTTTCCCGGCGGTTGTCCGGGAGCTGCTGTGGTTTTTGAGGGGTTCCACCAATATCAACGACGGCCTGGCGCAGCACACCCCCATCTGGAACGCCTGGGCCGATCCCAGGGGCGAATTGGGGCCGGTTTACGGTTATCAGTGGCGGCGATGGGAGAGGTTTGTCAAAGATGAGGGAGCGGATTTTTATCGCAAGACCCACATAGACCAGATCACAGACGTGATCAAGATGATCAAATCCAACCCCAATTCCCGGCGCCTTATTGTGAGCGCCTGGAACGTCGCTGACATTGAGCGCATGGCCCTGCCGCCGTGCCATCTCCTTTTTCAATTTTATGTTGTGAGCGGCCGGCTGGACTGCCAGCTTTACCAGCGCTCGGCGGATGTGGCCCTTGGCGTGCCGTTTAACATTTCCAGTTATGCCCTCCTGTTGAGCATGGTGGCCCAGGAATGTGGTTTGACGCCGGGGGTTTTTGTCCATACGCTCGGGGACGCGCACATTTACCTCAATCATGTCGATGGGTTGCGGGTTCAGCTGGAGAGAGCCGTCAAGCCCCTGCCGCAGCTGAAGATGGTTTCCCGGCCGGTGCTGGAGATGGCCTTTGAGGACATCGAGTTGCTGAATTATCAGCACCATGATTTCATTAAATTTCCGATTGCGGTTTAA
- the glgB gene encoding 1,4-alpha-glucan branching protein GlgB, with protein MHPVYHDVSLFSDHDIHLFKEGTHYQLYNKLGAHEMSRGELRGTYFAVWAPNANRVSVIGNFNGWNKESHQLAARWDGSGIWEGFVPGIHRGEIYKYYVSSQFNGYAADKMDPYGFYCETPPKTASIVWDLEYQWKDNDWMRNRHWRNSLNAPIAIYEVHLGSWRRMIEEDRRSLTYREHANYLVDYVKKMGYTHVELTPIMEHPFYGSWGYQTLGYFSPTNRYGSPQDLMYLVDSFHQNGIGVILDWVPSHFPSDEHGLAYFDGTALYEHSDPQKGFHPDWKSYIFNAGRNEVKEFLISSALFWLEKYHVDGLRVDAVASMLYLDYSRKDGEWCPNVFGGREHLENISFLKCMNEVVYANYPDVQMYAEESTAWTGVSRPTFSGGLGFGMKWNMGWMHDTLEYFCKDPVYRKHHHGELTFSMLYAYTENFVLSLSHDEVVHGKGSLLSKMPCDDWQKFANHRLLLSYMYAHPGKKLLFMGGEFGQRAEWNHEHSLEWHLLQYAPHQGLQMLAKDLNAFYRREPALYEHDFDPHGFEWIDIADWQRSLLSFIRKGNNPQETILAVCNFTPTPKENYRLGVPEAGYWRELFNSDAKEYGGSGMGNKGGVGSQPVPYQNRPHSIAITIPPLAAVFFKRS; from the coding sequence ATGCACCCTGTCTACCACGATGTAAGCCTTTTCTCGGACCACGATATCCACCTTTTCAAAGAGGGGACGCATTATCAGCTCTATAACAAACTCGGGGCTCACGAGATGAGCCGGGGGGAGCTTCGTGGGACTTACTTCGCGGTCTGGGCCCCGAATGCGAACAGAGTGTCTGTTATTGGCAATTTTAACGGGTGGAACAAGGAATCGCACCAATTGGCCGCTCGGTGGGACGGCTCCGGAATATGGGAAGGGTTTGTCCCGGGAATCCACAGGGGGGAAATTTACAAATATTACGTGTCCTCCCAGTTCAACGGCTATGCCGCTGACAAAATGGATCCGTATGGTTTTTATTGCGAGACGCCGCCCAAAACGGCATCGATCGTTTGGGACCTGGAATATCAGTGGAAAGACAACGATTGGATGCGCAACCGCCATTGGAGGAATTCCCTGAATGCTCCCATCGCGATTTATGAAGTCCATCTGGGGTCCTGGCGCCGCATGATCGAAGAGGACCGGCGGTCCTTGACCTACCGCGAGCACGCGAATTATCTTGTGGATTATGTCAAGAAGATGGGATACACCCATGTGGAACTGACCCCCATCATGGAGCACCCGTTTTACGGTTCCTGGGGGTACCAAACCCTCGGGTATTTTTCTCCGACCAACCGCTATGGTTCGCCGCAGGATTTGATGTACCTGGTGGACTCTTTCCACCAGAACGGGATCGGCGTCATCCTGGACTGGGTTCCGTCCCATTTTCCCTCTGATGAGCACGGTCTGGCGTATTTTGACGGCACCGCCCTCTATGAGCATTCCGATCCGCAAAAAGGGTTTCATCCGGATTGGAAAAGCTACATTTTTAATGCCGGCCGCAATGAAGTGAAAGAATTTTTAATTTCCAGCGCCTTGTTCTGGCTGGAGAAATACCATGTGGACGGCCTGCGGGTGGATGCGGTGGCTTCCATGCTTTATCTTGATTATTCCCGCAAGGACGGCGAATGGTGCCCGAACGTTTTCGGCGGCCGGGAACACCTTGAAAACATCTCCTTCCTGAAATGCATGAATGAAGTGGTTTACGCCAACTATCCGGACGTGCAGATGTACGCCGAGGAGTCAACCGCCTGGACCGGCGTGTCCCGTCCGACGTTCTCCGGGGGGCTTGGTTTCGGTATGAAGTGGAACATGGGCTGGATGCATGATACCCTGGAATATTTTTGCAAGGACCCCGTTTACCGCAAACACCACCACGGCGAACTGACCTTCAGCATGCTTTACGCCTACACGGAGAATTTCGTGCTGTCGCTGTCCCATGATGAAGTTGTCCACGGCAAGGGGTCGCTCCTGAGCAAAATGCCCTGTGATGACTGGCAGAAATTCGCCAATCACCGGCTTTTGTTAAGCTACATGTACGCCCATCCCGGAAAGAAGCTGCTTTTTATGGGCGGCGAATTCGGGCAGAGGGCGGAATGGAACCATGAGCACAGCCTTGAGTGGCATCTCCTGCAATACGCGCCCCATCAGGGTTTGCAGATGCTGGCCAAGGACCTTAATGCTTTTTACCGCCGGGAGCCGGCGCTGTATGAGCATGATTTTGACCCGCACGGCTTTGAATGGATCGATATCGCCGATTGGCAGAGATCGTTGCTGAGTTTTATCCGCAAGGGGAACAATCCCCAGGAGACCATCCTTGCGGTCTGCAATTTTACCCCCACGCCCAAGGAAAATTACCGGCTCGGTGTCCCCGAGGCGGGATACTGGCGAGAACTGTTCAACAGTGATGCCAAGGAATACGGCGGCAGCGGCATGGGCAACAAGGGCGGGGTTGGCTCGCAGCCGGTTCCCTATCAAAATCGTCCTCATTCCATCGCCATCACGATCCCTCCGCTGGCGGCCGTTTTTTTCAAAAGATCCTGA
- a CDS encoding dihydrofolate reductase, protein MPLVPIRPFSIIVAVDSNFGIGKQGGLPWKLPGDMQHFKAVTTNVRSPGKKNAVVMGRKTWESIPVSFRPLPGRLNVVLSRHPAFLSLPDEVLKAESLGSALAALSQGPTSSVIEQIFVIGGAEVFDEALRHPACQKIFLTKIAQSFQCDRFFPGDLTGFRKTGETRPEASQPIRCHFEEYQRE, encoded by the coding sequence ATGCCGCTCGTCCCCATCCGCCCATTTTCCATTATTGTTGCCGTCGACAGCAATTTTGGCATCGGAAAACAGGGGGGGCTCCCCTGGAAACTGCCCGGAGATATGCAGCATTTCAAGGCTGTAACGACCAACGTGCGGTCCCCCGGCAAAAAAAACGCTGTGGTGATGGGACGCAAGACTTGGGAGTCCATCCCGGTCTCCTTTCGTCCTTTGCCGGGCCGCTTGAACGTTGTTCTATCGCGGCATCCGGCTTTCTTGTCCTTGCCGGATGAGGTTTTGAAGGCCGAGAGCCTTGGGTCCGCCCTTGCGGCCTTGTCCCAGGGGCCTACCTCATCGGTCATTGAGCAGATTTTTGTCATCGGAGGCGCCGAAGTGTTTGATGAAGCCCTCCGCCATCCGGCGTGCCAAAAAATTTTTCTTACCAAAATTGCCCAATCCTTCCAGTGCGACCGTTTCTTCCCGGGAGATTTGACAGGTTTCCGGAAAACAGGGGAAACCCGCCCCGAGGCCAGCCAGCCCATCCGGTGCCATTTCGAGGAATACCAGAGGGAATAA